Genomic segment of Vibrio natriegens NBRC 15636 = ATCC 14048 = DSM 759:
GGTATTGCTGACAAATGCGTTACCCGATCCACCTAAAAGCTCAGACTGCCTCTCATGATTCTCAACCCAACGGGAAATTTCCGTATTCGCACGACGCGTGTTCAGTACGAATACCGAACCACCACGAGGTCGTGGAGAGGTAAACGCATCCGCGTGAATTGATATCAGCAGATGAGCATCATTCTCGCGAGCAATCGCGACACGTCGATTCAGGTTAACAAAATAGTCCCCACTGCGGGTCAGTCGAGTTTTGATGCCCGGTGTCGCATTCAACTGAGCAGCAATCTTACGAGAAATACTCAATACCGCGTCTTTTTCATACTTACGACGAGAAGGTCCAATTGATCCCGGATCTTCACCACCATGACCAGGGTCGATAACAATCAACACCTCTTGAGCACGCTGAACTGAGCTCATGTCTTTGCTGGTTGTGGTTTTTTCTTCTGACTTCGTTGTGGTTGTCGCCGTTTTTGTACCATGCGGAAGATCAATGACCAAACGGTGACCATATTGCCCACCTGGTGTCGGGCTCAGTTTGAATAGCTCAGCTTGAACGCTTTTTTTCAGTTCAAAAACGAGACGATAAGTGCCCGTTTCCGGAGGTGAGCTTTTTCGCACTCGCGTCAAAACAGGGCTATCAGAGACAGTCACCGGCAATTTGGCTTGCATGGTGGCGTCTTTCAAATCCACAACCAGTCTATCCGGTTCGGATAATGAGAAATAGGAGTAGTCCGCTTCCGAGCCTAAATCGATGACAACGCGAGTCTCATCTGGAGAAGGCCAAACTCGAAAGCTTTTAACGACGTTAGCAAATGCTAAACTGGGGATGATAAGGAGAAAAGTGGCGACAAACGTCGCCACTACTCTAAAATTTGAAAAACTCAACATAGCTCCAATCGACTGAGTAACTGCACACCATAATCATTATTCGCGATGAGTTCGGCGATACGGCCTTCACCTTGATAACGGATGTTCACATCAAGATCTGGCTCAGGCAGTAAGCCTTGACCCTTTTCTGGCCACTCAACCAAACAAATCGCATCATCAGTGAAATAATCTCGAATTCCCATGAATTCTAACTCTTCAGGATCCGCAAGACGATATAGGTCAAAATGGTAAACTTGCCACTTATCCAATTGGTATGGTTCAACCAAGGTATAAGTTGGACTTTTTACATTTCCTTGATGCCCAAGAGCACGGACAAACCCACGACTGAAGGTTGTTTTACCTGCGCCCAAATCACCATGCAGATAAATTGTCGTTTGTTGAGAACAAAGCTGAGCCAGAGCGGTGCCCAGTGCTACCGTTTCATGCTCATCTTTTAAATTAAATTGTTTCGTGCTCATTGATGCTTCTCTAACTAATGATCGTTGACTATATAAAAATCAAAAGAACAGGAATAGTAAACCGTGTTGGTTTTGAGAGACAAGCTTTCAAATGTCATATATGCGAAAAAAGTAGCCACAAAACGGTATCTTATTTGTCAGCTCTCTACTTCAAGCCATATGAGTTTAGCTCTCCAATATAAGAATGCAGGAGATAGCAAAAGGTTCCATTATAAATATCATTAAATAGCATACTTTTATAAGTGCGACTTTACGCTAGAACCAATACAAGAGATCCGTTAAGATCCGCCCCCCATTTATCTCGGTGGTAACCATGAACTACGAACAACTCGCACAACAAATCAAAATTTGGGGAAAAGAACTCGGCTTTCAAAAAGTGGGGATCTGCGATGTTGACCTAAGTGAGCATGAGGCCGCACTGCAACAGTGGCTGGATGCCGGGTATCACGGTTCTATGGACTGGATGGCTCGACACGGCATGATGCGCGCGCGACCACATGAATTACTGCCGGGAACCATACGTGTTATCAGTGCGCGTATGGATTACCTACCGCCAGAAGCGCAATTCGCTTCAAACCTTGCCAATAAAAACCACGCCTACATCAGTCGTTATGCCCTAGGACGTGACTATCACAAACTCGTAAGAAAGCAGCTCAATAAACTCGGTAAATTAATTGAAGAAGAAGTCGGTAAGTTTGGCTACCGCCCTTTTGTTGATTCCGCCCCGATATTAGAGCGACCACTGGCTCAAAAAGCTGGGCTAGGTTGGACCGGGAAACATTCTCTGATCTTGGATAAAGACTGTGGTTCTTGGTTCTTTCTGGGCGAGTTACTGATTGATTTGCCATTGCCGGTTGATCAACCAAGTGTTGATCAGTGTGGAAAATGCAAAGCGTGTATCACTTCATGTCCGACGCAAGCGATTGTAGACGACAAAGTGGTGGATGCACGACGTTGTATCTCCTACCTGACCATCGAGTTCGATGGCATCATTCCAGAAGAATTTCGAAAACCAATGGGGAACCGAATTTACGGCTGTGATGATTGCCAACTGGTGTGTCCATGGAACCGATATGCCGATATCACCGAACAAGAAGACTTTCACCGCCGTGATAGTTTTCAACACCCAGACTTAGTCGATATGTTTGGTTGGGATGAAGCCGCTTTCTTAAAGAACATGGAAGGCTCCGCGATTCGCCGAATTGGTCACTTACAATGGCTGCGTAATATTGCTGTCGCACTTGGCAACGCAGAATACAGTCAACGTGTCATTGATGCGCTTGTCTCTCGTCAGGGAGAAAGTGACTTACTCGATGAACATATTATCTGGGCATTGAATCAGCAGCTGAACCAAACTCCGGTCAATGAGACTGAGTCAGTTGAAACGAAGAAAAACCGTTTAATCAGGATTGTAGAGAAAGGCTTACCGAGAGATGCATAAGGCGTAGTCTATATGCAAAAGATTGAAATGCTTTTTTCATGCGCAATTCATGACCTCGTTCTCAATTTTGTAATGTGGAAAAAAATTTGAGATTAGATAAAAAAGAGGTAGGAAAAAAAAGTTAAACACAATCCCAGTAAATGACTAGGATCAAAAAAATACAATGTAATGATCGTATTTTAACAACCAAGATCTATGCAGTTGTGCTTTTTTTCTTTATTTAACAGCTAGTTAAAACAAAATCCAATCACAATTCAAACACTTAAAAAATAAAAGATCTTCGTTTACTAACAAATAATGTCAAGCTAAAAACACTTTATCAACCAAGTTATCCACAGAACGCTGTATGTGGATAAGTCTGTTAATGAAAGATAGCAAAAACACTCGCATACCAGAGCACTATTGTGTCTGCCGATTCATATAATGTTTTCAACACAAACGAAAACACCCGACATCATACAATGCGGATTAAAATTTATTTTAGGGGAGTTATGCTTCACAGCATGATGAAAAGAGCGATGTGGATTGGTTGCGGGGGCTGGATTTGATCCGAGCGGCGCATCCGTCGACGACCTGAGGGTTATGATAAATAACAATCAAACTGTCTTGAATTTGGTTGCGGGGGCCGGATTTGAACCGACGACCTTCGGGTTATGAGCCCGACGAGCTACCAAGCTGCTCCACCCCGCGTCCGTATTTCACTGTTAAGCACAATGAGAGCTATCAAACTGGAGCGACACACGAGGTTCGAACTCGTGACCTCAACCTTGGCAAGGTTGCGCTCTACCAACTGAGCTAGTGTCGCATGATTAACCGCTAGTGCGCTTAATCTTAATTTGGTTGCGGGGGCCGGATTTGAACCGACGACCTTCGGGTTATGAGCCCGACGAGCTACCAAGCTGCTCCACCCCGCGTCCGTATTTCATTGTTAAGCACAATGAGAGCTATCAAATTGGAGCGACACACGAGGTTCGAACTCGTGACCTCAACCTTGGCAAGGTTGCGCTCTACCAACTGAGCTAGTGTCGCATTTTGTCACTGTTAAGCACAATGAGAGCTATCAAAATGGAGCGACACACGAGGTTCGAACTCGTGACCTCAACCTTGGCAAGGTTGCGCTCTACCAACTGAGCTAGTGTCGCATTTTGTCACTGTTAAGCACAATGAGGGCTATCAAATTGGAGCGACACACGAGGTTCGAACTCGTGACCTCAACCTTGGCAAGGTTGCGCTCTACCAACTGAGCTAGTGTCGCATGATTAACCGCTAGTGCGTTTAATCTTAATTTGGTTGCGGGGGCCGGATTTGAACCGACGACCTTCGGGTTATGAGCCCGACGAGCTACCAAGCTGCTCCACCCCGCGTCCGTATTTCACTGTTAAGCACAATGAGAGCTATCAAATTGGAGCGACACACGAGGTTCGAACTCGTGACCTCAACCTTGGCAAGGTTGCGCTCTACCAACTGAGCTAGTGTCGCATATTCTCACAAGAGAATTGGTTGCGGGAGCCGGATTTGAACCGACGACCTTCGGGTTATGAGCCCGACGAGCTACCAGGCTGCTCCATCCCGCGTCCGTATTTCATTGTTAAGCACAATGAGAGCTATCAAATTGGAGCGACACACGAGGTTCGAACTCGTGACCTCAACCTTGGCAAGGTTGCGCTCTACCAACTGAGCTAGTGTCGCATATTCTCATAAGAGAATTGGTTGCGGGGGCCGGATTTGAACCGACGACCTTCGGGTTATGAGCCCGACGAGCTACCAAGCTGCTCCACCCCGCGTCCGTAATCATCATTCAAAGCATGATGAGCGCTTATCAAACTGGAGCGACACACGAGGTTCGAACTCGTGACCTCAACCTTGGCAAGGTTGCGCTCTACCAACTGAGCTAGTGTCGCATTCACAACGTTTCCGTTGTTCAGGGCTGCGAATTATAAGAGCATTTTTTTGTGATGCAAGTCCTTCCTTCAAAAAAACTTTAAATTTTTACTGAATGATGAAAAAGCAAGCAAAACAACCATGAATGACAACTATTTAGATCGCAGCCTTAACAATTAAATCTTAAAGATTGTCTCGCGATAGTACTTCAGTTCAGCAATAGACTCACGAATGTCATCTAAAGCCAAATGTGTACCTTGTTTAGAAAAACCATCCAGCACTTCTGGTTTCCATCGACGAGTAAGCTCTTTCAGCGTGCTGACATCCAAATAACGGTAGTGAAAATATTCTTCCAGCTCTGGCATGTGCTTGTACAAGAAGCGACGATCCTGGCCAATGCTGTTACCACAAATTGGAGAAGCGCCTTTAGGCACCCACTGCTCTAGGAAAGCAATAGTTTGAGCAACCGCATCTTGTTCAGTCACTTTGCTGTTGCGAACACGCTCAACCAAGCCACTTGCGGTATGGGTATTGGTGCACCAGTCATCCATCTTAGCCAATTCTTCTTCCGGCTGATGAACTGCAAGTACCGGCCCTTCAGCCAAAATATTTAATTCGCTATCGGTGACAATAGAAGCAATTTCTATGATTTTGTGCGTTTCAGGATCGAGCCCCGTCATCTCTAAATCAACCCATATCAGGTTTTGATCGCTAAAGGACATGGTTACGCCGCCTATTTGTTTATCGATAAAAAAGGTACTATACCTCAAAATACTTGAAACACGATACTCACTAACTTGAGCCGAGAGCGAGCTCAATAGCTTGAGTTAACTCATATTAAGTACAAAATTGTGGCTAAAAAGAAAAAGTTAACCAAAGGTCAGGTACGACGCGTTCGTAACAACCAACAGAAACGTTTGAAGAAACAAGAAGAGTCCATCCAATGGGATGAGAACATGCTAGGCGCGAGTAAACAGGGCTTAGTGATCACCCGTTTTGGCCAACATGCTGATATTGAAGATTTAGATACGGGGCAGGTCCAACGCTGTAACCTTCGTCGCGGTGTTGAATCTCTGGTTTCTGGAGACCGAGTACTGTGGCGCGAAGGTCTCGAGTCGATGGCTGGAATATCTGGTGTGGTGGAAGCGGTTGAACCTCGTACTTCAATGCTGACTCGACCGGACTACTACGATGGCCTAAAACCCGTCGCGGCGAACATCAACCAAATGGTGATTGTCTCTTCTGTTTTGCCAGAGCTTTCGCTCAATATCATCGACCGTTACTTAGTTGCTGCAGAGACACTCAGCATTGCGCCTTTACTCGTTCTGAACAAAGTCGATCTGCTTGAAGATGATGATCGTACGACGTATGAAGAATGGCTAAAAGAATATGAGCGCATTGGCTATAAGGTACTGTTTGTCAGCAAGAAATCTGGTGAAGGCATTAAGGAGCTGGAAGCTCAGTTACGCGATCGTATTAACATATTCGTCGGTCAATCGGGTGTAGGCAAATCCAGCCTGGTAAACGCCCTGATGCCAGAACTCGAGCAAGAAGTGGAAGAAGGCGAAATTTCTGAAAACTCAGGATTAGGTCAACACACAACAACGGCCGCACGTCTTTACCACATCCCGACAGGTGGCGATTTGATTGACTCCCCGGGGGTTCGTGAGTTTGGTCTGTGGCACTTAGAAGCAGAAGAAGTCACGAAAGCGTTCGTCGAGTTCCGTCCATATCTTGGTGGCTGCAAATTCCGAGACTGTAAACACAATGATGATCCTGGCTGTATTCTGCGTGAAGCCGTGGAGAAAGGTGAAGTAAGCGAAGTTCGGTTTGAGAACTACCATCGTATTCTCGAAAGCATGGGCGAGAATAAGGCAAACCGTCAATATTCTCGCAGTAAGAAAGCGGATCTGTAACCGAATTGTCGCCGCAACTGTGTAATAATTCTTCACCGAATACTGACAAGCCAATTAAATTTCAGTAACATCACGCGCCCTAACGTGCGTATCTAACAGAAGTATCGGAATTAAAGATGGACAAGATTAAAGTTGGACTGCAGTACTGGATCCCACAACATGGCTTAACTCGCCTGATGGGTAAACTAGCTTCATCAGAAGCTGGCAGTCTGACCACAGCAGTTATTCGCTGGTTTATCAAACAGTACAATGTGAACATGGACGAGGCGAAGCACTCTGACCCTAAGCACTTTAAAACGTTCAACGAGTTTTTTGTTCGTGAACTTAAAGAAGGCGCACGTCCGATTGCTGAAGGCGAAGCGGTGATCACTCACCCTGCAGACGCTTGTGTCAGTCAATTTGGCCCGATCGAAGACGGTCAGTTGATTCAGGCAAAAGGCCACAACTTCTCGGCACAAGAACTGCTTGGCGGTGATGCAAAGCTGGCAGAAGAGTTCCAAGACGGCTCATTTGCAACGCTATACCTGTCACCTCGTGACTACCACCGTGTGCACATGCCGTGCGACGGAACGCTGCGTCAAATGATTTACGTACCGGGCGATCTGTTCTCAGTAAACCCACTGACTGCGGAAAATGTGCCAAACCTATTTGCGCGTAATGAGCGCGTCGTTTGTATTTTTGATACCGAGTTTGGCCCAATGGCTCAGGTTCTGGTTGGCGCAACCATCGTAGGCAGCATCGAACAAGTTTGGGCTGGTACGATTACGCCTCCTCGCGGTAATACCGTTTACAAATGGGACTACCCAGCAGAAGGTAACAAAGCAGTTATCCTGAAAAAAGGTGAAGAGATGGGTCGCTTTAAGCTAGGTTCAACCGTTATCAACCTGTTCGCAAAAGATGCCATCACATTCGATGAAAGCATGGAAAATGGTAAGACAACGGTAATGGGTACGCCTTACGCTCATAAGCAGTAAGTTTTCCTGTAAAAAAGCTGATTTCAAAGCCTCCAAATGCGGAGGCTTTTTTATTGATAAAAAACAAAACTCTGTTCGAAATTTAGCCTAATATTTTCAAACTCATACCTGCCTCTAAGTACTTAAAAGCGCAATCAATTATTCTGTGCAATGGAGTGACTATTTAAAGGGGCTACCAATGCCAAAGATGAGTGCGAGTACGCTGGTCAAATTGCTGGTGTGTTTTTTGATTCCGCTTGGCGTCCTAATGATGCCGATCGATGCTATTCCTATTGATGACCTGACTTTAATTCAACATCGTCTACTGGCTATTTTTCTTCTTGCCGCCTTACTTTGGGTACTAGAGCCCGTTCCGGTTTTCGCTACCTCAATTCTGATCATCGCTCTTGAGCTGATCATGATCTCGGATAAAGGATTGCATCTCTTTCGTGCTCCACCAGCAGGTCACGATCTCGGTGACCTGATCGCCTACACCGATATTTTTTCTGCATTCTCATCGCCGATCATCATTCTCTTCATGGGTGGTTTTGCCCTTGCAATTGCTGCCTCAAAATACGATCTCGACAACAACCTTGCACGTGTTCTGCTCAAACCATTTGGTACACAGCCTAAATTCATTATGCTTGGCCTGATGCTGATCACCGCCGTATTCTCGATGTTTATGTCCAATACCGCGACAACGGTGATGATGCTGGCTCTATTAGGCCCAATTGTGGCTTCTGCCCCTAAGGGCGATCTAGGCATTAAAGCACTGGTGTTATGTATCCCTATCGCGGCAAACACTGGTGGTATCGCAACACCGATTGGTACGCCACCCAATGCGATTGCTCTGCAGTATCTAACCGGTGAAAACACGATAGACTTTCTGACCTGGATGATGATGGGTCTGCCGTTTGTATTAATACAACTCACCATTGCCTGGTTTTTACTGCAAAAGCTTTTCCCCTCTAGCGAGGCGGAAATGAAACTCAAGCTAAATGGTACGTTTAAAAGAAGTTGGCGTGCTTATGTGGTCTACGTAACGTTTGCAATGACCATTCTGTTGTGGATGACAACCAAAGCCCACGGTATGAACACTTATGTCGTCGCCATTATCCCACTGGCAATCTTCACCTTGACGGGCATCATGGGCAAAGAAGAGCTGAAATTGATTAACTGGGACGTGCTTTGGCTGGTAGCCGGTGGTATTGCGATTGGCATTGCACTGGATAAAACGGGCTTAGCAGAAGCCCTAGCCCACGCAATAGACTACGAGTCACTCTCTCCGTTTGCGGTTGTGATCGCTCTCTCGATTGTCTGCTGGCTAATGGCGAACTTTATGTCGAACACCGCGACAGCAAACTTATTGATGCCAATTGCTGCCGCTATTGGTGCGTCCATGCCTAGTCTGGCTACTATCGGTGGGCTTCAGGGGCTGTTGGTCGTGGTCGCCTTCTCCGCATCACTCGGCATGATTTTACCTGTCTCGACCCCGCCAAACTCTCTGGCTTACTCTACAGGCTTGATAGAAAGTAAAGACATGGCGAAAGTCGGTCTTATCCTTGGACTGGTCGGCTTGTTTATCGTTTATGGCGCCGTGCTTATTCTCTTTTAGCTCTCAAGCCTGACCATCAGATACAATCGGAAAGCCAATCTTGGTTTTGGAGAAAAAGCAGCTTATCACGCTGCTTTTTCTTTGCCGCTAACTTGTTCTTTTACATCGATACAATTTAATGCATATTAATGCTCCCTCCCGAACCAACAGGACTTTACTCAATCATGGGTTATGAATGGCTGGCACTTTGTGCTGCTTTTTTGTGGGCGATCTCTAGCTTAATTTCCGTCATTCCGGCGCAGCATTTGGGCGCTTTCGCTTATAGCCGTTGGCGTATGGGATGCACGGCAGTCATCCTTACAACCATGGCGTGGATTACTGGCGGCTGGTTAAGTGTGTCGATGGAACACGTCACACCAATGATGGCATCTGGCTTAATTGGTATTTTCATTGGTGATACCGCCCTGTTTGCCTGTATGAACCGTATGGGACCAAGGCAAGCGGGTTTGCTGTTCTCCTGTCACGCCGTATTCTCAACCATCCTTGGCTATTTCCTATTTAGTGAAAGCATGACCAATACGGAATTGCTCGGCTCAGCGTTGGTTTTTAGTGGCGTCGTCATGGCTATTTTCTTTGGCCGACGCGGGCAAACGAATAACGTTTTAGAAGAGGTCAAAGGCAATATCTGGCTAGGGATAGGATTAGGGCTCACTGCAGCAATGTGTCAGGCGCTTGGTGGCATCATAGCCAAGCCAGTGATGCAAACGAGCGTTGACCCCGTCGCAGCATCGGCGATTCGTATGATCAGCGCTTTTATTGCTCACTGCTTGTTACTGGTCATCGGAGTAAAAGTCGCCAGACCAACACAACATATTACGTGGCGTGTTTTTGGTATTACTGCACTGAACGGTTTTCTCGCCATGGCGGTTGGTATGACACTGATTCTTTACGCACTTCGTGAGGGGAATGTAGGCATGGTCGCTCTATTGTCTTCCACCACTCCAATCATGCTGCTCCCACTGCTCTGGATTTATACTAAGCGCAGACCAAACAGATTTGCCTGGCTAGGCGCCGCTCTCGCGGTGATTGGAGCAGGGATTTTGGTCCACTAGAATCCATAGAGCATCAGAAACAAAAAAGCCCGAGATTAACTCGGGCTTTTATCATTCTGCATTTCAGTTAATTACTTAACCAGAATATCACCTGACATTTCTGCAGGGATTTCCAGACCAGCCAGAGAAAGCATGGTTGGCGCTAGATCAGACAGTTTACCGCCTTCTTTAAACTCAACCGCTTTGTCACCTACGTAGATTAGAGGTACTGGTAGGTTTGTGTGCGCTGTGTGAGTACCGCCAGTTTCTGGGTCAACCATCATTTCTGCGTTACCGTGGTCAGCAGTGATAAGTAGCTGGCCGCCCGCTTCTTTGATAGCTTCAACCACTTTGCCCACGCTTTCGTCTAGCGCTTCGATCGCTTTTTCAGCCGCTTCGTAAACACCAGTGTGACCAACCATGTCTGCGTTCGGGTAGTTACAGATGATAGTATCGTACTTACCAGATTTAATAGCCGCTACCAGCTTCTCAGTTAGCTCTGGAGAGCTCATTTCTGGTTGAAGGTCGTAAGTTGCAACTTTTGGAGAAGCAACAAGTTGACGCTCTTCACCGTCAAACTCGCTTTCAACACCGCCGTTGAAGAAGAAAGTAACGTGCGCGTATTTCTCTGTTTCAGAGATACGTAGCTGAGTTTGACCTTGCTTAGACAACCACTCACCGTACGTGTTCTCTAGAGACGCAGGTGGGAATGCGATTGCTAGTGGGATATCCGCTGCGTATTGAGTCAGCATCACGAAGTGAAGTGATGGGAATGCTTCGCGCTCAAAACCATCAAATTCAGGTACGAATGCACGTGTGATTTGACGTGCGCGGTCTGCGCGGTAGTTCATGAAGATAACAGCATCGCCATCTTGCATGATTGCATCTTCTTCGCCTTCCGCTTTGATTGCTGTCGCTTTCACGAACTCATCGTTTTCTTCACGAGCGTAAGCCGCTTCCAAGCCAGCTACTGCTGTTTCAGCTGTGAATTCTGCTTTCGCTTGAGTTAGAAGATCGTAAGCTACCTGAACACGTTCCCAGTTGTTATCACGGTCCATTGCGTAGTAACGGCCCACTAGAGAAGCAACTCGGCCTTTACCTAGTTTCGCAAATAGATCTTGGAAACGTTGTAGCGAGTTTTCTGCACTGCGAGGTGGCGTATCACGGCCGTCCAGGAAGCAATGTAGGTAGATTTTTTCTGCGCCACGAGCTGCAGCCATTTCAACCGCTGCGTAGATGTGATCTTCGTGAGAGTGTACGCCACCTGGAGACATCAGACCCATGATGTGTACTGCTTTCTCAGCTTTTACAGCTGCATCGATAGCTTCAACCAACGCTGGTGTTTCAGCGAATTCGCCGTCAGCGATAGATTTAGTAATACGAGTTAGGTCTTGGTATACAACTCGACCTGCGCCAATGTTAGTGTGACCAACTTCTGAGTTACCCATTTGACCATCAGGAAGGCCAACATCCATACCTGAAGCAGAGATTAGAGTATTTGGGTTGTTCGCAATCAGTGCATCCATTACTGGCGTTTTCGCATTCGCAATTGCGTTACTTGCTGTGTCTTCACGGTAACCGTAACCGTCAAGGATAACTAGAGCCAATGGCTTCTTAGCTGACATAGTGATGACCTCATCAAATTTAGTAACTTTTTGGCGTGTAGGGCTTCTCTGCCCCATCTAACCCTGAAACAAAACTAGCGTAATTTTACTACACTTTTTAACCAAAACTGTAGGGTAAGATCAAATATTGTTTGCGATTTATCGTTGCTATCTTACAAGTTTAGGAAACAACGAGTCTCTGTCAGCAAACCTGTCCAACAAGCATAGTCACTCCCCACAAGCTTTGTACACCCGGTCTATATTCGATTTTTACGTCCGATTTTGGCGGTAGATCTTTCTAAGCGAGTCGCGTTTTAGACCTGTGTTGTTGCTTGAAAGACAAAACCTATCGCTTATTGTTCTCCTTTTCCTGAAAAACAGAAGTCACTTAGACCAATAGCTACAATAGGAAATCTTGATGAATAAAGCCGCGGCCAGTGGCAGGGTAATTCTGGCGTGATGAATTTGTAGAGATCTCAATTATTCGTTAGAAAATTTTAACCCTCTCGCCTAAGAGGCCTAACCTCGCTATACTCCTGCTTTAATTTTCCGCCAACAGTGCAAGAGCTCAAGACATGCAAGAGTACATTGAATTTTTCCAACAAAACATGATTCTATCTTTGGTTTGGGTAGGTCTTCTTATCGCATTTATCCTGAATATCGTTAAGTCAGCGACAGCGGCATACAAAGAAATCAACGTAAACCAACTGACTCACCTTATTAACCGTGAAAACGGTGTTGTGGTGGATATTCGTACACAAGATGAGTACAAAAAAGGCCATATCACTGACTCACTTCACATTTTACCGTCAGATATCAAATCAGGTAGCTTTGGTAGCCTTGAAAACCATAAATCCGACCCAATCATCCTAGTATGCAAGACGGGCCAAACCGCTCAGGAGAGCGCAAACCTACTAGCAAAAGCAGGCTTTACAAACGTAAGTCTACTTAAGAATGGTTTGATCGCATGGAACGAAGCGAACCTTCCTTTAGTACGCGGTAAAAAGTAGTACAAAGGTCGCCTTCATCGCGATTGGGAGCCTAGTGGATAACAAACTGAGCAAATAAAAAGCAGTTGAAGCCCTAAGTTGTGACGCTTTGCACGTAATACACGCTTCATCTAGTCACGGTAAACTTGCTCAGTTAGTCTCAGGACAAACCAGATTTCTGGGTTTAGGCGTTCTAAACCCAACAAATGTTTATTAAGGATTTAAAAATGGCAGAAGCTACACCACAAGACGCACAACAAAACTTCGCAATTCAACGCATCTTCCTGAAAGACGTTTCTTTCGAAGCGCCTAACTCTCCAGTAGTCTTTCAAAAAGAGTGGAACCCAGACGTTAAACTAGACCTAGACACTCAAAGCCGTGAGCTTGGTGAAGGCGTTTACGAAGTCGTTCTACGTCTGACAGTTACTGTTAAGAACGAAGAAGAAACAGCGTTCCTATGTGAAGTTCAACAAGGTGGTATCTTCACAGCTGAAAAAATGGAAGCTGGTCAACTAGCGCATTGCCTAGGTGCATTCTGCCCTAACATCCTATTCCCATACGCTCGCGAAACTATCTCAAGCCTAGTGGTTAAAGGTACGTTCCCTCAACTGAACCTAGCACCAGTAAACTTTGACGCTCTGTTCATGAACTACCTACAACAGCAAGCTCAACAAGGTGAAGGCGAAGCTGAAGCGTAATTCACATTTGTAAGTGACACGTCGGTTTGAAGACAGCCGAAAGTGTCACATACCTAAGAAAATGCACAAAGCGTCCACCGAGCGATGCGATGTGCATTTTTTATTTCTGAATAAGTTGCAAGACAAACCCTAGTTCCTAGCCCCTAGACAGCGTAAAATCTGGCAATAATGAACTAGATTCTACTAGTAGAACAACGATTAGGCGGTAGCATGACACAAGCAAATACCAACAATGCTTACGGTAAAGACATCG
This window contains:
- the asd gene encoding archaetidylserine decarboxylase (Phosphatidylserine decarboxylase is synthesized as a single chain precursor. Generation of the pyruvoyl active site from a Ser is coupled to cleavage of a Gly-Ser bond between the larger (beta) and smaller (alpha chains). It is an integral membrane protein.), which translates into the protein MDKIKVGLQYWIPQHGLTRLMGKLASSEAGSLTTAVIRWFIKQYNVNMDEAKHSDPKHFKTFNEFFVRELKEGARPIAEGEAVITHPADACVSQFGPIEDGQLIQAKGHNFSAQELLGGDAKLAEEFQDGSFATLYLSPRDYHRVHMPCDGTLRQMIYVPGDLFSVNPLTAENVPNLFARNERVVCIFDTEFGPMAQVLVGATIVGSIEQVWAGTITPPRGNTVYKWDYPAEGNKAVILKKGEEMGRFKLGSTVINLFAKDAITFDESMENGKTTVMGTPYAHKQ
- a CDS encoding SLC13 family permease, which encodes MPKMSASTLVKLLVCFLIPLGVLMMPIDAIPIDDLTLIQHRLLAIFLLAALLWVLEPVPVFATSILIIALELIMISDKGLHLFRAPPAGHDLGDLIAYTDIFSAFSSPIIILFMGGFALAIAASKYDLDNNLARVLLKPFGTQPKFIMLGLMLITAVFSMFMSNTATTVMMLALLGPIVASAPKGDLGIKALVLCIPIAANTGGIATPIGTPPNAIALQYLTGENTIDFLTWMMMGLPFVLIQLTIAWFLLQKLFPSSEAEMKLKLNGTFKRSWRAYVVYVTFAMTILLWMTTKAHGMNTYVVAIIPLAIFTLTGIMGKEELKLINWDVLWLVAGGIAIGIALDKTGLAEALAHAIDYESLSPFAVVIALSIVCWLMANFMSNTATANLLMPIAAAIGASMPSLATIGGLQGLLVVVAFSASLGMILPVSTPPNSLAYSTGLIESKDMAKVGLILGLVGLFIVYGAVLILF
- a CDS encoding DMT family transporter, encoding MGYEWLALCAAFLWAISSLISVIPAQHLGAFAYSRWRMGCTAVILTTMAWITGGWLSVSMEHVTPMMASGLIGIFIGDTALFACMNRMGPRQAGLLFSCHAVFSTILGYFLFSESMTNTELLGSALVFSGVVMAIFFGRRGQTNNVLEEVKGNIWLGIGLGLTAAMCQALGGIIAKPVMQTSVDPVAASAIRMISAFIAHCLLLVIGVKVARPTQHITWRVFGITALNGFLAMAVGMTLILYALREGNVGMVALLSSTTPIMLLPLLWIYTKRRPNRFAWLGAALAVIGAGILVH
- the gpmM gene encoding 2,3-bisphosphoglycerate-independent phosphoglycerate mutase; amino-acid sequence: MSAKKPLALVILDGYGYREDTASNAIANAKTPVMDALIANNPNTLISASGMDVGLPDGQMGNSEVGHTNIGAGRVVYQDLTRITKSIADGEFAETPALVEAIDAAVKAEKAVHIMGLMSPGGVHSHEDHIYAAVEMAAARGAEKIYLHCFLDGRDTPPRSAENSLQRFQDLFAKLGKGRVASLVGRYYAMDRDNNWERVQVAYDLLTQAKAEFTAETAVAGLEAAYAREENDEFVKATAIKAEGEEDAIMQDGDAVIFMNYRADRARQITRAFVPEFDGFEREAFPSLHFVMLTQYAADIPLAIAFPPASLENTYGEWLSKQGQTQLRISETEKYAHVTFFFNGGVESEFDGEERQLVASPKVATYDLQPEMSSPELTEKLVAAIKSGKYDTIICNYPNADMVGHTGVYEAAEKAIEALDESVGKVVEAIKEAGGQLLITADHGNAEMMVDPETGGTHTAHTNLPVPLIYVGDKAVEFKEGGKLSDLAPTMLSLAGLEIPAEMSGDILVK
- a CDS encoding rhodanese-like domain-containing protein, which codes for MQEYIEFFQQNMILSLVWVGLLIAFILNIVKSATAAYKEINVNQLTHLINRENGVVVDIRTQDEYKKGHITDSLHILPSDIKSGSFGSLENHKSDPIILVCKTGQTAQESANLLAKAGFTNVSLLKNGLIAWNEANLPLVRGKK